TTGATCCCAACTTGATGTTGTCATCCTAAAGCACAAACCTGATCATGCCCTTTCTGATGATGTCAATTTTGTTTTAACCTGATCATTGCAAACCAACCCTCCTGCTGTCAGTCCTAATTCCCAGTTGCCACAGCACTTAACACCTCATAACAAGCtatataatttcttatttacTATGGCTATCATCTTTTGCATCCTCTAAAATAAAAGCTCCATGAGGGGCAAAAGTCTCAGTATCTGCCACATAGGAAGTATTATGTATTGTCTGTTGATGGGATGAACAGACTGTCGAGACAAGCGCCAGGCTTTTCCCCTGGCAGTCACAACCCTACATGACCTTGCTTCTTGCAGGGAGAGATCCCCAGCAGCCCGAACATTTCTGGGATGTGCCAGCAGTGCTTTTGTTAAGGTCCCTTCTCTCCCTGCTTACTGTCACCCAGCTGCAATCTTCCAGCCATCCTTCCCCCCAGGCCATTTTCTACATTCCACCTTTTGTTCTTCAGGTAACCTTTACTCACACTGTCAATTTGTAGGACATTACTTCCTTATATGTATGAAAAGGATGTGTGTTCTTATTTGGATGTAAAATTCTGGTATAATCTCCGTTAAACCAAACGTGCTACTTATGTTACTAAATCCTGTAATACTTGTTAATCTGATGATCTCTGAGAAGTTGTAATGTCTCTTACTTTTTAGTATGGTTTTGAtcaaaatgcaaatctgaccTACTCCCCCTGCCCAGCTTCCAACCCTGCTGTGGCTCCCCAGTGCCTTCAGGAGGACACCCATGGCTCAGCCAAGAATGCtgtgctttaaaaacaaaaaagctctaCTGGGGTGCCTGCTGGCTGCTCAGCCCTTCTCATGACACTCTCTAAGCCCCACTGCTTCTATTACAGTTACACTGAACTGAAAAGGGAAAGGTTTTGCTTATAAATATTCTCCCTGCCAATAATATTCCCACTCACCCTTTGCCTAACACTTCATTGCCCCTCGGGTCTCAGCTCACAGGTCcctttctccaggaagccttccctgggcCTGGCTGGGTCAGAGGGCTCCCATCTCTTAGCACTGATCCTGCTGCCTGGGCTTCCCTCCTTCCAGCCCTGGTCCCCATTGGCTCTCCTTCTCTAGTGATGTctccattccctcctcctctggACCAGGAGCTCCCTGAGAACCCTGGGTCTGTTGGTGTGTCCCCAGCATTGCCTGCCACAGGGCTGAGCCAGAGGAGCTTCTCAGTGGTAAATTTTCATGGAATGAACCAGGGGAGAGGCCCCCACATCTCCAGGAGGGCTCCCCAGACTCTGCTCCAGGATTTCTTGGATGCTgagagtgcacacacacacacacacacacacacacacacacacacacacacacacacacacacacacacacacacacacgcacgcatgcacacacaccttgTCCCAAGTGCCCCTGTCCCCCATGACACacacccccatctctctctcccacAGCTGTGGCCCCCCAGAGGGCCCCTATCCTGCGTCCAGCCTTCGTCCCCCACGTGCTACAGAGAGCAGGTGAGGGGCCAGGGTCATCATCCCTGCCACATAACTCCCCCCAGGCCCTGGAACTCCCCACTAACACCCTGACAGATTCCGCTCTCTCCTCTGCAGCAGCCGGCCCCCGCCCTATGGCCCTACGGCCCCCTCACCAGGCCCTCGTGGGCCCCCCTCTGCCTGGGCCCCCTGGACCACCCATGATGCTGCCACCAATGGCTCGGGCTCCAGGGCCCCCGCTGGGCTCCATGGCTGCGCTGAGGCCCCCTCTGGTGAGTGTGGACAGGGAACTAATGGTCAGACGTGCGGTGGACAGGGAGACCATCCATCCTGGCCCAATGGGCTATGTCTGAGTTGGCCTCTCTCCTGACTTTTTGTTTCTCTACCTTCTCACTCTGCATTTGTCTCTGCCTCTTTCTGCATCTTTCTGTGGCAaaatcttttctctccttttgtgAAGGGAGTACAGAGAGAAACACATGCTATTGGAATATTTCTCTTTTGATTGTTCCTGATGTTCTTGTCTGTggctgtttgtctctctctgcctATGTTTCTCCTTCTCTGTGTTTGGCTGGCTGGAGACTCTCTGCCTGGGTGTCTCTTGGCTGCTCTCTGGCCCCCAGGCCCTTTCTTTGTTGGATGGAATGGGGATGACAGTAAAATCTGAGCCTGTGAGCCGGCCCCCCTCATGTTCTCCTCTTACCCACAGGAAGAGCCAGCAGCACCCCGAGAGCTGGGCCTAGGCCTGGGGTTGGgcctgaaagagaaggaagaggcagtggtggcggcggcggcggcggctgggcTGGAGGAGGCCAGCGCGGCTGTGGCCGTGGGGGCAGGAGGTGCCCCAGCTGGCCCTGCAGTCATTGGGCCCAGCCTGCCGCTGGCCCTGGCCATGCCATTGCCCGAGCCTGAGCCCCTGCCCCTCCCGCTGGAGGTCGTCCGCGGCCTTCTGCCCCCGCTGCGCATTCCTGAACTCCTGTCCCTGCGTCCTCGGCCCCGGCCCCCTCGGCCAGAGCCACCCCCAGGCCTCATGGCTCTTGAGGTAAGCAGGGAGCCTAGCGGTGAGGGGACAGAGGGGATGGGGGGCAGACAGGGGCCCAGAAACTTCTACACAGACAGACTGGACAGCAGGAGGACCCGGGGGAGGGAGGCGGACACATGTCCAGAAGCACATCCAGCCCTTACTGTGGTGGCAGGAGGGCTGGGGACCAAAGGACAGTGGGAGACCCCAATACCAAGCCCTTTGCACCTCTCCCCTTTCCTCTGCAGGTCCCAGAGCCCCTGGGTGAAGACAAGAAGAAGGGGAAGCCAGAGAAATTGAAACGGTGCATTCGCACAGCGGCAGGGAGCAGCTGGGAGGACCCCAGCCTGCTGGAGTGGGATGCAGGTAAGCTGCTGAAGCTGGAGGTCAGGTGTGGCTCGGCCAAGGTCAGATCAGGCTGCTGTCCTTGGGCTGCAGACTGGGAGGGTGGACCCTCTCAGTAGAGTGGGCGCTGTTGTTAGCCCACCTTGGGGAGGGGAGGCTATGGCTCAGGGGCTGGTTCCTCACCTAGCCATGGGCCGGAGCTTGGTGGAGGTGACGGGGACATGGGGCTTTGTAGCCCGTTTTACTCATGAGGTGCCTAGCTTCAgagagcattcttttttttcccaactcttaggaaaaaaaaaatttttttttttttatgagacggagtctcactctgttgcccaggctggagtgcagtggcgcgatcttggctcactgcagcctccgccccccaggttcaagtgattctcctgcctcagcctcccaaagtgctgggattactggcatgagccactgcgcccggccgggaaaaattttaaacacagaatGGCACAGTAAACAGCCATCTACCCACCACCTAGATTCTGCAATTAACATTTTGCTGTGTtcacttttttcctctttgtgtatgtatatggtttctttgtttttagctcAGTCATTTGAAGCAAGTTATAAGTGAAGTAATCACTTCTAAATATCTCAGTATTTATCTCCTAAGagatattttggccaggcacggtggctcacgcctgtaatcccagcactttgggaggcgaaagcaggcagatcacttgaggtcaggagttcaagatcagcctggccaacatggtgaaaccccgtctctaccaaaaatacaaaaaaattagccaggcgtggtgggaggcacctataatcccagctactcggttggctgagacaggagtatcgcctgaatccaggaggcagaggttgcagtgagccgagatcaggccactgcactccagcctggcaacagaacgagattccatctcaaaaaaaaaaagaaaagaaaagagatacttTTTGCATATCATAATACTATTATCAAGTCTAAGAACATTAACTAATTCGGTATCTTCTTTTCAGTTTATATTCGTATTTCCCTAGGTGTCCCAAAACTCTGTTAGAACTATTAATGTTTTTGCCCTGAACCAGCGTGCATGCAGTTTTATGTCCCTcaattacatcttttttttttttttttttttttttttttttttttgagatggagtctcgctctgtcgcccaggctggagtgcagtggcacaatctcggcggctcactgcaacctccacctgccggggtcaagtaattctcttgccccagcctcccaagtagctgggactacaggcgcgcatcaccatgcttggctaattttttgtatttttagtagagatggggtttcaccatgctggccaggctggtctcgaactcctgacctcgtgatccgcccgcctcagccttccaaagtgctgggattacaggcgtgagccaccacgcccagccttgattGTATCTTAATAAGAACGGTCTCTTTCCTACCTctttgttttgtatatattttttgaagtgtCCAGGGCAGTTGTCGTGTATGAGGTCCCACCTTCTGAGTTTGTCCAGTTGTTTGCTCCTGGCATCACCTAACTTGTGCTTAGAGTGTCCCATATCACAGACGCCATGGGGCAGCCGTGCAATGGCTGAGGAAGGAGATGGacccctcctgcctcagtgtttGACTTCCGCCCCCTCTCCTGGGACCGTCTACCTGGCCCAGAGAAGAccctagctctgtgaccttgggcaagtcacttagcctggtttggttttgtttcttcttcttttttttttttttttcttttttttgagacagagtcttgcactgtcacccaggttggagtgcagtggtgtaatcttggctcactgcagcctctgcctcctgggttgaagcaattcttccacctcagccttccaaatagctgggattacaggcacccaccacacccagctaatttttgtattttttagtagagatggagtttcaccatgttggtcaggctggtcttgaactcttgagctcaagtcatccacctgcctcagcctcccaaagtgctgggatcacaggcatgagccactgtgcttggctcacTTAGCCTTTTAAGCCTCATCTTCCTCATCCCCTCCCTTGTGGGGACAGGGATTCATTGGGACAGAGCATGTTCAGTGGAAGCACAGGCCCAACTCAGAGGCAGCATGAGAATGTCAGCTGGGTGCAGCCATGGCGAAGGAGCAGGCAGCATGTCCAGGTCTCAAGGGGGAGTTAGGGCAGGCCTTGCTAAGGAAACAGGGCTGAGGAAAGATGAAGCCCATCTTCCTGAGGTGCCATGATGGGCAGCCAGTGGGTGACAGGGGTCCAGGGGACCAAGGGACACCAAGGCTCAGAGGAAAGGCCAGGGCTAGGGCAGAGTTAGGGGTGTTACTACGGGAATGAGCGAGGTggccctggggtggggagggcagtgcAGTTCAAGGTTAAAAGTAAGGACTGGAGCCAGATGCCTGAGCTCTTGTCTTAGCTCTGCTGCTTCCTGCTTGTGTCACTTTGGGCagtgacttcacctctctgtgcctcagtgtaaAAGCACGGTTGGGAGTGCCAGAAATGGAAACACTCCTCCAGGTGCCAGCAGAGCTCCTGGCGCAGGGTCAGTAGGTGTTGACCATTATTACTAAGAGGTCCCTAGGCAGAGACTAGATACCTCCGAAAAGGTGGGGTCGTTCAGACAAGGTAGACACTGGGCAAGGCCTCTGCATCCTCTGACGTCATCTCTCCCCCATCCCCAGATGACTTCCGGATCTTCTGTGGGGATCTGGGCAATGAGGTGAATGATGACATCTTGGCACGCGCCTTCAGCCGCTTCCCATCCTTCCTTAAGGCCAAGGTGATCCGTGACAAGCGCACAGGCAAGACCAAGGGCTACGGCTTTGTCAGCTTCAAGGACCCCAGCGACTACGTGCGCGCCATGCGTGAGATGAATGGTGGGTGCAGCCTCCCCTGGAAACTGCAGGCGCTGGCCTAAGCCTGACCCGAGCCTGCCTTGAACCCTCTGTCTCCACAGGGAAGTATGTGGGCTCGCGCCCCATCAAGCTTCGCAAGAGCATGTGGAAGGACCGGAATCTGGACGTGGTCCGcaagaagcagaaggaaaagaagaagctgGGCCTGAGATAGGGTCTGTGGCCAGGCACCCGCTCCCACCTGGCCGGGCGCTGGCTCCTCCCTCAGTTCTCTTTGGAAAACCCCCAGCTGTCCACCCATCCCTTGCCCCAAAACCAGTTTCAATAAATTTACGTTCATTTCCACCCCTGGCTGGGCATGGAAGCACGCTGTGGGGAGCAGGGCTTGGCTTCCCCACACCTGGAAATGGCAGGGAGCCTTGAGAGTTTACCCAGGCAAACACCCAGGCGGGGGCTTCTGAGCCCTTCCTGTGTACCCATTCCCTCTTCAAACTTCTTCCACACATGCTGAGTGTTGCTTATTCCAGAGGAGAAAGGGGGGCCAATGGCAAGGGTGAAGCCAAGCTGAGGCCCACCCCTGTGTCCTGGCTACTTCCTGTGTTCTCAGCACCAAGGTAGGAGATCTAGGCCCTTCCCTTCTGGAGCTCACAGCCTTCTAGGCCCTCTTCCATCCAGCAGACTCTCACCAAGGGTCTGAACAGTGCTTGAGGACCCAATGGTGACTAAAAGTCCTGGGCCCTGCACCCTTAGATCTCAAGGTCCAGTGGCAGAAAATAGGCCCAGTGCCCTGACAGTAAGAGCCCAGAGTGGTCAGGGCAAGATGGGGGCACCCAGGGTGCTGACCTGTGGGTGAGGGGGCCCTTCCTGAAGGAACTGTCCACCCCCAAGTCTCCTCTGGGGCTTTCCAGCTTCTCCAGTctgccacacccagccagctCACCGTGCTCTTAAGTCTCGGTGGGCacctctatctctgtctctgtggGTACCCCTCCATTTCTTGTCTCTAAGCTTCTATATCCCTGTTGGTCTCTGTTCTCTCCCTTGGAGCTGggaaatgaaaaaggaggagAGACCCACAGATAGAGAGAACAGAGACTTGGGGTCTGTTCCCCTCTTTTCCCAGCTCCAAGCTGGCCTCTGCCTGTCTGAAGAGGTGTCTGTGCagggccttgaatgccaggctGAGAACTTAAGCTTTACGCAGAAGGCAGCAGCAAGCCCcaaaaagctgagaaaattcaaGCAGCAGCAAGGTCCTGGGCAGCACAGATGTGCGCTGTAGAAAGGGCCCTGTgaccggctgggtgtggtggcgcatgcctgtaatcccagcactttgggaggcaggtggatcacttgaggtcacgagtttgagaccagcctggccaacatagtgaaaccctgaccctactgaaaaatacaaaaatcagttgggtgtggtggcgggcacatgtagtcccagctacttgggagggctgaggcaggagaatcgcttgaacctggtaaaaggaggttgcagtgagctgagatcgcgccactgcactccagccttagtgacagagtgagattctgtctcaaaaacaaacaaaaatgccctGCGACCACCACTGTGGCTGGAAGTCTGGaagaaggctggggcagggacTGGGCCAGAGGAGGGAGATGGCAGGGTTTGATtatggggaggagtggagggtCTCCCAGGGACACAGCCATCAGAACCCTCCATTAGGAGGGAGCAGGTTGGGCAGGATTTTGTGGGGCATAAGTCAGGGGATGGACAATACCAAGGCCTCTCAGGGACCAAGGTCCCCCAGGAGAGGTGTCGAATTTCTCCTGTTCCTGTCTTCCCCGCCTTACTGCCCCCTCTCTTGACGTCACATTTTCCAGTCTGGTCAGAGGGTGAGAGCCTCCCTCCCTGGCAGGAAGTGCCCTTTAGCCCCCTGCCACCTGGGCCAGACCACCCAGCCCCAGGATCCTCAAAGCCCCTTCCCCCCATCACTAGTCTTTTCTACCCCTGACCCCCCTTGTACTGACAGCAAGCATAGGGGCACGGGAGGAGATGGGAAGAGAGGATGGCTCCAGAAAGGACACTTGCAAATGCATGTGATTCTCACTTCCGAGTGGGAGCAGAACAGTAGGTACAGGTGGACATGCAGAGTGGGGTAACAGGCACTGCAGACTCCAAAAGGTGGGAGCGTGGGGTAAGCTGAACAGTTACCAGTTGGGTACATTGCTCACTATTCGGGTGCACTAAAGGCCCAGGCCTCACCGTGACATATATCCAGTAAGgaatctgcacttgtaccccctaaatgtttatcttttttttaatgcgCACAAGTCTTCCTGAGAACaagaagagacacacacagaatGTGGCAAGCAGAGGTAGAGATGGCGCTGTGAGCAGGAGGCTCAGAGGCAGAGATGAGAACCATCAGAGACTGTGCAGTGGAAAGGGAGACAGGAAGAAAACCAAGAGACAGATGGAGACAGACAAGGAGATGAGATAGGAACACTCAAAGACAGATGGGGAGGGACAGAGATGTCAGAAGAGACTAGGTGACAAAGTCTCACTGGAGTCAGGCCTGTGGCAACAGAGACCCAGCTTTAGAGATGCCAACCTGAAGAAAGAAGGCAGAGAGACATGGAGAGACAGACAAGAGGCCAGCTTCAAGGACGGGAAGCCAGGACTTCCTTCAGGCCCCCGCGCTGGATGGATAGAGGGACCAGTGATGCTCCAGGGCTCTGTGGCTCACCCACACTGATTCCAATCCCAGTCCCACTCCCACCCCATGGGATCCTGATAAACTCCCTCAAGGAGCCCGGTTtactttctgtaaaatggaaggaGGAGCAGTGCCACCCG
This portion of the Pongo abelii isolate AG06213 chromosome 20, NHGRI_mPonAbe1-v2.0_pri, whole genome shotgun sequence genome encodes:
- the RBM42 gene encoding RNA-binding protein 42 isoform X1, with translation MAGAGPAPGLPGAGGPVVPGPGAGIPGKSGEERLKEMEAEMALFEQEVLGAPVPGIPTAVPAVPTVPTVPTVPTVEAMQVPAAPVIRPIIATNTYQQVQQTLEARAAAAATVVPPMVGGPPFVGPVGFGPGDRSHLDSPEAREAMFLRRAAVAPQRAPILRPAFVPHVLQRADSALSSAAAGPRPMALRPPHQALVGPPLPGPPGPPMMLPPMARAPGPPLGSMAALRPPLEEPAAPRELGLGLGLGLKEKEEAVVAAAAAAGLEEASAAVAVGAGGAPAGPAVIGPSLPLALAMPLPEPEPLPLPLEVVRGLLPPLRIPELLSLRPRPRPPRPEPPPGLMALEVPEPLGEDKKKGKPEKLKRCIRTAAGSSWEDPSLLEWDADDFRIFCGDLGNEVNDDILARAFSRFPSFLKAKVIRDKRTGKTKGYGFVSFKDPSDYVRAMREMNGKYVGSRPIKLRKSMWKDRNLDVVRKKQKEKKKLGLR
- the RBM42 gene encoding RNA-binding protein 42 isoform X2, which translates into the protein MAGAGPAPGLPGAGGPVVPGPGAGIPGKSGEERLKEMEAEMALFEQEVLGAPVPGIPTAVPAVPTVPTVPTVPTVEAMQVPAAPVIRPIIATNTYQQVQQTLEARAAAAATVVPPMVGGPPFVGPVGFGPGDRSHLDSPEAREAMFLRRAAVAPQRAPILRPAFVPHVLQRAAAGPRPMALRPPHQALVGPPLPGPPGPPMMLPPMARAPGPPLGSMAALRPPLEEPAAPRELGLGLGLGLKEKEEAVVAAAAAAGLEEASAAVAVGAGGAPAGPAVIGPSLPLALAMPLPEPEPLPLPLEVVRGLLPPLRIPELLSLRPRPRPPRPEPPPGLMALEVPEPLGEDKKKGKPEKLKRCIRTAAGSSWEDPSLLEWDADDFRIFCGDLGNEVNDDILARAFSRFPSFLKAKVIRDKRTGKTKGYGFVSFKDPSDYVRAMREMNGKYVGSRPIKLRKSMWKDRNLDVVRKKQKEKKKLGLR
- the RBM42 gene encoding RNA-binding protein 42 isoform X3, with amino-acid sequence MAGAGPAPGLPGAGGPVVPGPGAGIPGKSGEERLKEMEAEMALFEQEVLGAPVPGIPTAVPAVPTVPTVPTVPTVEAMQVPAAPVIRPIIATNTYQQVQQTLEARAAAAATVVPPMVGGPPFVGPVGFGPGDRSHLDSPEAREAMFLRRAAAGPRPMALRPPHQALVGPPLPGPPGPPMMLPPMARAPGPPLGSMAALRPPLEEPAAPRELGLGLGLGLKEKEEAVVAAAAAAGLEEASAAVAVGAGGAPAGPAVIGPSLPLALAMPLPEPEPLPLPLEVVRGLLPPLRIPELLSLRPRPRPPRPEPPPGLMALEVPEPLGEDKKKGKPEKLKRCIRTAAGSSWEDPSLLEWDADDFRIFCGDLGNEVNDDILARAFSRFPSFLKAKVIRDKRTGKTKGYGFVSFKDPSDYVRAMREMNGKYVGSRPIKLRKSMWKDRNLDVVRKKQKEKKKLGLR